One window of the Rosa rugosa chromosome 3, drRosRugo1.1, whole genome shotgun sequence genome contains the following:
- the LOC133739305 gene encoding probable NAD(P)H dehydrogenase (quinone) FQR1-like 2 yields MAAQMKAFFDSTGELWREQKLAGVPAGFFVSTGTQGGGQETNAWTAITQLAHHGMIYVPIGYTFGAGMFQMDSLRGGSPYGSGVLSGDGTRAPTETELALAEHHGKYMATIVKKLVH; encoded by the exons ATGGCTGCTCAGATGAAGGCGTTTTTCGACTCCACGGGGGAGCTTTGGAGGGAGCAGAAGCTTGCAGGGGTGCCTGCTGGGTTCTTTGTGAGTACTGGCACACAGGGTGGTGGACAGGAGACTAATGC TTGGACAGCCATTACTCAGTTAGCACACCATGGAATGATATATGTTCCAATTGGCTACACCTTTGGTGCTGGAATGTTCCAAATGGACTCCCTTAGAGGAGGGTCTCCATATGGTTCTGGGGTTCTTTCTGGAGATGGCACAAGGGCACCAACTGAGACAGAGCTCGCTCTTGCAGAGCATCACGGAAAGTACATGGCTACTATTGTCAAGAAGCTTGTACATTGA